One region of Triticum aestivum cultivar Chinese Spring chromosome 6B, IWGSC CS RefSeq v2.1, whole genome shotgun sequence genomic DNA includes:
- the LOC123135944 gene encoding uncharacterized protein isoform X3 produces the protein MEPSGSGAAQPGEDDHGQEPAHDRPCASNGVPSAAAAAPPPPRATPLRLEQAGGGADGSSSAAAGGDLKGEGALPPKVIPSPPCSAGSGGSSAPSLDHATALRAGAFGVGGADPRGGQRGRAGDVERPRGGGDVGGAPRGGASVRPQAGVQAAVGKENRPWGQQVMIGLRDVLLLLFLGVLGALRSAFLSVSWFPLEQFNSLRAGEAMHRKEQEKLSQVKAVVKVRPKQDKLFSKKGAKLDKLLLVKGKSIPSRLKSKIFRGKGRGICPEHVKHQTLRISEVRRHYKLTYDEANHLHAYSECRPVIGDGECFYRSFIFSYLEQVIDRQDTHEEHRLLRRVSTQRANLQWDSEFSRSRREMHNCLTVVAYRHSFTQCWHKLKFEAYSEANNPIVTIMTLREIYLQRNNGNITGK, from the exons ATGGAACCATCCGGTTCAGGAGCAGCACAACCGGGCGAGGACGACCACGGCCAAGAACCGGCCCATGACCGCCCCTGCGCCTCCAATGGCGTCCCgagcgctgctgctgctgcgccgccgcctccccgcgcgacGCCTCTCCGCCTCGAGCAGGCCGGAGGCGGCGCCGACGGGTCGAGCTCCGCCGCGGCGGGGGGCGACCTGAAGGGCGAGGGGGCGCTGCCGCCCAAGGTCATTCCTTCTCCTCCGTGCTCCGCGGGCAGCGGCGGCTCCTCCGCCCCCTCCCTCGACCACGCCACGGCATTGAGAGCCGGGGCCTTCGGAGTTGGGGGAGCCGACCCTCGCGGCGGGCAGCGGGGACGCGCGGGTGATGTGGAACGACCCCGTGGTGGCGGGGACGTGGGAGGCGCCCCACGCGGCGGCGCATCCGTCCGACCCCAAGCTGGTGTCCAGGCGGCCGTCGGCAAGGAGAACAGGCCATGGGGACAGCAGGTGATGATTGGCCTCCGCGACGTGCTGCTCTtgttgtttcttggagttcttggagCGCTCCGGAGTGCGTTCTTGAGCGTTTCTTGGTTTCCTCTTGAGCAGTTCAACTCGTTGCGCGCGGGAGAGGCGATGCATAGGAAGGAACAG GAGAAACTATCACAAGTAAAGGCTGTGGTAAAGGTGAGACCCAAGCAGGACAAACTTTTTTCGAAAAAGGGCGCCAAGCTGGACAAACTACTGCTAGTAAAGGGGAAATCGATCCCGAGTCGGCTTAAGAGCAAG ATTTTTCGTGGAAAAGGAAGGGGAATATGTCCAGAACATGTGAAGCACCAG ACACTTCGCATATCTGAAGTCAGAAGGCACTATAAGCTTACTTATGACGAGGCAAACCATCTTCATGCTTATTCAGAATGTAGACCGGTGATTGGAGATGGGGAGTGTTTCTACAGGAGCTTCATATTTTCATACCTT GAGCAAGTTATTGATAGGCAGGACACACATGAGGAACACCGTCTCCTTAGAAGAGTGTCTACACAACGTGCAAATCTTCAATGGGACTCTGAGTTTTCCCGGAGCAGAAGA GAGATGCACAATTGCTTAACAGTAGTGGCATACCGTCACAGTTTTACACAATGTTGGCACAAACTCAAATTTGAAGCTTATAGTGAAGCTAACAACCCGATTGTAACAATAATGACCTTAAGAGAAATTTACTTGCAAAGGAACAACGGCAATATAACAGGGAAATAA